In the Flavobacterium acetivorans genome, one interval contains:
- a CDS encoding glyceraldehyde-3-phosphate dehydrogenase yields MNNTVLYQKEISFQVDRRRAGVELIKIISDLWYDKSIEMVLFKNQLLDKNVSDIINLHQYAGEFVGKPITVFDSVEIARVVLELDLPPSKLDIGKLTYEYLLEDEKYPDARHFVLDKLKDARFSEEIQPKDVVLYGFGRIGRLLARELMSKTGKGNQLRLRAIVTRDKNDASSLEKRASLLRYDSIHGDFQGSVTADPENNALIINGTTVHIITANAPEEIDYTAYGIDNALVIDNTGAFTTKEALSRHLVSKGADKVLLTAPGKGVPNIVHGVNQNEYNPDEIDIFSAASCTTNAITPILKAVEDTLGVVKGHLETIHAYTNDQNLVDNMHKKYRRGRAAALNMVITETGAGSAVAKALPSLEGKLTSNAIRVPVPNGSLVVLNLEVNKETSIEEINAIMKKYALEGELVEQIKYSLNNELVSSDIVGTSAPAIYDSNATIVSADGKNIVLYIWYDNEFGYSHQVIRLAKYIAKVRRFTYY; encoded by the coding sequence ATGAACAATACCGTTTTGTATCAAAAAGAAATTTCATTTCAAGTCGACAGACGTCGTGCAGGAGTCGAATTAATCAAAATCATCAGTGATTTATGGTATGACAAATCCATAGAAATGGTTTTGTTCAAAAATCAATTGCTCGATAAAAACGTAAGTGATATTATCAACCTGCATCAATATGCGGGTGAATTTGTGGGCAAACCAATTACAGTTTTTGATTCGGTAGAAATTGCAAGAGTCGTTTTAGAATTAGACTTGCCGCCTTCAAAATTAGATATTGGTAAACTAACTTACGAATACCTATTGGAAGATGAAAAATACCCAGATGCCAGACATTTTGTATTGGACAAATTAAAAGATGCCAGATTCTCTGAAGAAATTCAACCAAAAGACGTTGTTCTTTATGGCTTTGGTAGAATTGGACGTTTATTAGCTCGCGAGCTGATGTCCAAAACTGGGAAAGGAAATCAATTGCGATTGAGAGCTATTGTAACCCGAGATAAAAACGATGCTTCTTCTCTAGAAAAAAGAGCTTCTTTGTTGCGTTATGACTCTATTCACGGAGATTTTCAAGGCTCAGTAACTGCTGATCCGGAAAATAATGCCTTGATCATCAATGGAACCACTGTTCATATCATCACAGCAAATGCTCCAGAAGAAATCGATTATACAGCATATGGAATTGACAATGCTTTAGTCATTGACAATACAGGAGCGTTCACCACTAAAGAAGCCCTTAGCAGGCATTTAGTTTCTAAAGGTGCCGATAAAGTTTTACTTACCGCTCCAGGAAAAGGAGTTCCAAATATTGTTCATGGGGTAAACCAGAACGAGTACAATCCTGACGAAATTGACATTTTCTCAGCAGCATCTTGTACTACAAATGCAATTACACCCATCCTAAAAGCAGTCGAAGATACTTTAGGAGTTGTTAAAGGACACTTGGAAACGATTCACGCTTACACAAATGATCAAAACTTGGTGGACAACATGCACAAAAAGTACCGTCGTGGTAGAGCTGCAGCACTAAATATGGTTATTACAGAAACTGGTGCCGGAAGTGCTGTTGCAAAAGCATTGCCATCCTTGGAAGGAAAATTAACTTCAAATGCCATTCGCGTTCCTGTCCCAAATGGCTCATTAGTAGTATTGAATCTTGAAGTAAACAAAGAAACTTCGATTGAAGAAATCAATGCTATAATGAAAAAATACGCTTTAGAAGGTGAACTCGTAGAGCAAATCAAATATTCTTTGAATAATGAATTAGTCTCTTCGGATATTGTGGGTACATCAGCACCCGCAATTTATGATAGCAACGCCACTATTGTTTCGGCAGATGGAAAAAATATCGTCCTATATATTTGGTATGACAATGAATTTGGATACAGTCATCAAGTAATCCGTTTGGCCAAATATATTGCCAAAGTAAGACGTTTTACGTACTACTAG
- a CDS encoding APC family permease, whose translation MQDNKPEDFKRELGLLDGTMLVVGSMIGSGIFIVSSDMVRQLGSAGWLIAMWVLTGVTTVIAAVSYGELSAMFPKAGGQYVYIKEAYGKLVGFLYGWSFFAVIQTGTIAAVGVAFAKFTAYIFPSFSDTNILYEFGGFKLNAAQIVSIITIVFLSYINSRGVKNSKILQTVLTLIKILSLLGLIVFGLVAAKAEVWDANWTNAWVSASLDTNSGSWIPISGTALIAAMSAALVGSMFSSVAWEGVTFIAGEIKNPKRNVGLSLFLGTLTVCVIYVLANLMFLAVVPLQEIATAESDRVGVVASQYIFGSIGTLIIAVMIMISTFACNNGLIMAGARVYYTMAQDGVFFKKAAQLNKASVPAWSIWVQCIWASALCMTGKYGDLLDFVVIIVLIFYILTILGIFILRKKMPDAERPYKAFMYPFLPGLYIIIASAICITLLFTKTSTCGWGVLIMLVGIPVYYLTKAKE comes from the coding sequence ATGCAAGACAACAAACCAGAAGATTTTAAAAGAGAACTCGGCCTTCTAGACGGTACCATGCTTGTGGTGGGTTCTATGATCGGGTCGGGGATATTTATAGTGAGCTCGGATATGGTGCGTCAACTCGGTTCTGCCGGCTGGCTTATCGCCATGTGGGTTCTTACGGGAGTTACGACGGTAATTGCTGCCGTAAGTTATGGCGAGTTGAGCGCTATGTTTCCCAAAGCAGGTGGGCAGTATGTGTACATCAAAGAAGCTTATGGGAAACTTGTAGGTTTTTTATACGGTTGGAGCTTTTTTGCCGTGATACAAACCGGAACAATTGCAGCCGTGGGAGTAGCTTTTGCCAAGTTTACCGCCTATATATTTCCTTCTTTTAGCGATACTAATATTTTATATGAATTTGGTGGCTTTAAACTTAATGCTGCCCAAATAGTTTCCATCATTACCATCGTTTTTTTGAGTTACATTAACAGTCGCGGGGTAAAGAACTCTAAGATTTTACAAACGGTGCTTACGTTAATCAAGATTTTATCTTTATTAGGGTTGATCGTTTTTGGACTTGTTGCTGCCAAAGCAGAAGTTTGGGATGCGAACTGGACCAATGCCTGGGTTTCAGCTTCACTTGATACAAACAGCGGATCTTGGATACCTATCAGCGGAACGGCATTGATTGCGGCCATGTCGGCAGCTTTAGTGGGTTCTATGTTTTCCAGCGTAGCCTGGGAAGGCGTAACTTTTATCGCGGGAGAGATTAAAAATCCAAAGCGCAATGTAGGATTGAGTTTGTTTCTGGGAACTCTGACAGTATGTGTTATTTATGTTTTGGCTAATCTGATGTTTCTTGCCGTAGTGCCTTTACAGGAAATTGCCACAGCCGAATCTGACCGTGTGGGTGTAGTGGCTTCACAGTATATTTTTGGTTCTATAGGGACACTGATTATTGCTGTGATGATTATGATTTCGACTTTTGCCTGTAACAACGGTTTGATTATGGCAGGTGCACGTGTGTATTATACGATGGCTCAAGATGGTGTTTTCTTCAAGAAAGCAGCTCAATTGAACAAGGCCAGTGTTCCGGCTTGGTCTATTTGGGTTCAATGTATATGGGCTTCGGCTTTGTGTATGACAGGTAAATATGGTGATTTGTTGGATTTTGTGGTGATCATCGTTTTGATATTTTACATCCTGACTATTTTAGGAATCTTTATTCTTCGCAAGAAAATGCCCGATGCCGAAAGACCTTATAAGGCTTTTATGTATCCTTTTTTGCCGGGACTTTATATTATTATCGCGAGCGCAATTTGCATTACCTTGTTGTTCACAAAAACGAGTACTTGTGGTTGGGGTGTTTTAATTATGCTTGTTGGTATTCCGGTTTACTATCTTACAAAGGCGAAGGAGTAG
- a CDS encoding RNA polymerase sigma factor has product MTKTDDQYYITKIVAGDTKAFAVLVDRYKDLVFTLALRMLKNREEAEEVAQDTFIKVFKSLSKFKGDSKFSTWIYRITYNSCLDVLKKYKQEYSTVVLDEFSERELATLDNAFDALAEKEQRQAIDDCLDRLPKEDSFLLTLYYFEEQSLDEISKIVGLTANNVKVKLFRGRKKLASLLKEKLEPEIIEHYEHERK; this is encoded by the coding sequence ATGACCAAAACCGACGATCAATATTACATTACAAAAATTGTAGCAGGGGATACCAAAGCATTTGCTGTTTTGGTTGATCGTTATAAGGACTTGGTTTTTACCTTGGCTTTGCGGATGCTTAAAAATAGAGAAGAAGCAGAGGAAGTTGCGCAAGATACTTTTATTAAAGTTTTTAAGTCATTGAGTAAGTTTAAAGGAGATTCTAAGTTTTCGACTTGGATTTATAGGATAACTTATAATAGTTGCTTGGATGTTTTAAAGAAGTACAAACAGGAATATTCGACAGTTGTCTTAGACGAATTTTCGGAGCGTGAGCTAGCAACATTAGATAATGCTTTTGATGCTTTGGCCGAAAAAGAGCAACGGCAAGCCATAGATGATTGTTTGGATAGATTACCTAAAGAAGATAGTTTTTTATTGACATTGTATTATTTTGAAGAGCAATCTTTAGATGAAATTTCTAAAATTGTAGGTTTGACAGCCAATAATGTCAAAGTAAAACTCTTTAGAGGCAGAAAAAAATTGGCTTCGTTGTTAAAAGAAAAATTGGAACCCGAAATAATAGAGCATTATGAACACGAACGAAAATAA
- the dapF gene encoding diaminopimelate epimerase yields MQIEFFKYQGTGNDFVMIDNRSNTFPKEDIKQIAHLCDRRFGIGADGLILLENDPKVDFKMVYYNSDGNQSTMCGNGGRCLVAFAKKLDVIDNKAVFNAVDGLHHASVSEDGIVSLQMIDVADIKKASDYTFLNTGSPHHVQLVDDLEHYNVKEKGSEIRYGKLYGKEGSNINFVKKIDENTFSLRTYERGVEDETLACGTGATAVAIAMNATGATQATSIDLNVEGGKLIVSFDKKDNQFTNVYLKGPAEFVFKGTISI; encoded by the coding sequence ATGCAAATAGAATTTTTTAAATACCAAGGAACCGGAAATGATTTTGTGATGATTGATAATCGTTCCAATACTTTTCCAAAAGAAGATATAAAACAGATTGCCCATTTGTGCGACAGGCGTTTCGGGATTGGCGCGGACGGACTTATTTTATTAGAAAATGACCCGAAAGTTGATTTCAAAATGGTGTATTACAATTCCGATGGGAATCAAAGTACGATGTGCGGCAACGGAGGAAGATGTTTAGTGGCTTTCGCCAAAAAACTCGATGTAATTGATAATAAGGCTGTGTTTAATGCTGTTGATGGGTTGCATCATGCCTCTGTGAGTGAAGACGGAATCGTCTCGCTGCAAATGATTGATGTCGCTGATATCAAAAAGGCGTCGGATTATACTTTTTTAAACACGGGTTCTCCTCATCATGTACAATTGGTTGACGATTTGGAACATTATAATGTAAAAGAAAAAGGCTCCGAAATTCGTTATGGCAAATTATATGGAAAAGAAGGGAGCAATATCAATTTCGTTAAAAAAATTGACGAAAACACTTTCTCGCTCCGTACTTATGAAAGGGGAGTTGAAGATGAAACATTGGCTTGCGGGACGGGCGCAACAGCAGTTGCTATTGCCATGAATGCAACTGGAGCAACCCAGGCTACTTCGATTGATTTGAATGTGGAAGGAGGGAAGCTAATCGTTTCTTTTGATAAAAAGGACAATCAGTTTACCAATGTTTATCTAAAAGGCCCTGCCGAATTTGTTTTTAAAGGAACCATTTCGATTTAA
- a CDS encoding trypsin-like peptidase domain-containing protein translates to MKQYSQLFLVSLVSGAMTLGAYKLLFDSNGYFSTNSNSITTTAADSYAKKVGLSGEVLDFTEAAEKTIHTVVHVKNVSYKTISNPMLEYFYGYKGGQAQEQIGTGSGVIISEDGYIVTNNHVIKDASEIEITLNNKKSYKAKLIGTDSKMDIALLKINADEKLAYTAFANSDSVKIGEWVLAVGNPYNLNSTVTAGIVSAKARNIGTSGIQSFIQTDAAVNPGNSGGALVNTRGDLIGINTMISSTTGSYVGYSFAVPSNIARKIIEDLMEYGNVQRGILGVQGGELNATASKELGINQTEGFYINDVTKNSGASKSGLQKGDIIIKLDNQNIATYADLSGYINTKRPNDKVEVTFIRDGKNKNVTVILSKNEFFSTEFKGIELENLNASDKKKFNINYGVKIKAINNENLIRYEEELKGNIILSIDNVKATDIETVSKLLNKKEENQSIRLEMINKNGELIRIII, encoded by the coding sequence ATGAAACAATATTCTCAGCTTTTTCTAGTGTCGTTAGTAAGCGGAGCGATGACATTAGGAGCTTACAAATTACTATTTGACTCCAATGGTTATTTTTCGACCAATAGCAATTCAATAACAACTACAGCGGCCGATTCTTATGCAAAAAAAGTGGGCTTATCCGGCGAAGTACTTGATTTTACCGAAGCTGCCGAAAAAACAATACATACGGTAGTTCACGTAAAAAATGTATCTTATAAAACCATTTCAAATCCGATGTTGGAGTATTTCTATGGATACAAAGGAGGGCAAGCCCAAGAACAAATAGGAACGGGATCCGGAGTAATTATCTCGGAAGATGGTTATATCGTAACCAATAATCATGTGATAAAAGACGCCTCAGAAATTGAAATTACTCTAAACAACAAAAAATCATACAAGGCAAAGCTCATTGGCACCGATTCGAAAATGGACATTGCTCTGTTAAAAATTAATGCCGATGAAAAATTAGCTTATACCGCTTTTGCGAACTCCGATTCGGTTAAAATTGGCGAATGGGTACTTGCTGTCGGAAATCCGTACAACTTAAATTCGACGGTAACAGCAGGAATTGTCTCGGCCAAAGCCAGAAACATAGGAACCAGCGGTATTCAATCTTTCATTCAAACCGATGCCGCCGTAAATCCGGGAAACAGTGGTGGAGCCTTAGTCAATACCCGAGGTGATTTAATAGGAATCAATACCATGATTTCCTCCACGACAGGTTCGTATGTAGGCTATTCCTTTGCCGTTCCTTCTAATATTGCCCGAAAAATTATTGAAGACCTTATGGAATATGGCAATGTGCAAAGAGGAATTCTAGGTGTTCAGGGTGGCGAATTGAATGCTACGGCTTCTAAAGAACTAGGCATAAACCAAACGGAGGGTTTCTACATTAATGATGTGACCAAAAATTCCGGGGCTTCTAAATCAGGACTTCAAAAAGGAGACATTATCATTAAACTGGACAATCAAAACATCGCTACTTATGCCGATCTTTCGGGTTACATTAATACCAAAAGACCCAATGATAAAGTAGAGGTTACTTTTATCCGAGATGGAAAAAATAAAAATGTGACTGTCATCCTGAGCAAAAATGAGTTTTTTAGCACCGAATTCAAAGGAATAGAATTAGAAAACCTGAATGCTTCAGACAAAAAGAAATTTAACATCAATTATGGCGTAAAAATAAAAGCCATCAACAATGAAAATTTGATACGGTACGAAGAAGAACTGAAAGGAAACATCATTCTAAGTATTGACAATGTAAAAGCAACCGATATTGAAACGGTTTCCAAACTTTTAAATAAAAAAGAAGAAAACCAAAGTATTCGTCTCGAAATGATCAATAAAAACGGGGAACTCATTCGAATCATCATCTAA
- a CDS encoding peptidoglycan endopeptidase translates to MVRYSWILIFVFFSGFSVFSQEKYTNHTVLKGETISKIAQQYNIKSSAIYELNPDARKGIKFNAVLLIPAKAEKNTKLTTVETSSNYPEKEHQVLPKETIYGIAKQYRLTVNDLYKINPTLEKSGLKKGQVIKIPGTASNQSATLAKAETEKGIQKTTTPEKIIPKTEVVAKPQSLAETTVAMKVIVHEVLPKETKYAIAKEHGITVADLDRANPMSESEALKIGQKINIPVKADDVVAVSVAKEELAKETEKGLEKEVAVVEMKTIDVSKERAKIETPVSSQAIVDNNVLETEVVREVLARETKYGIAKEFGITVKELERQNPQIVKSLPVGYKLNIKSLKSAEKAIEKAENAFKDRIAEENSEYNIKSFHSTDFLDQLVTKASENIGTRYRIGGTSKDGFDCSGLMCTTFSTFDIQLPRTSVEQSRFGTKISTEEARKGDLIFFKTNGRKQINHVGMVVEANDGDIKFIHASVGGGVIISSVKEKYYSKRFTQVNRVL, encoded by the coding sequence ATGGTGCGGTATAGTTGGATCTTAATTTTTGTTTTTTTTAGTGGTTTTAGTGTTTTTTCCCAGGAAAAATACACCAATCACACTGTTTTAAAAGGAGAAACAATTTCTAAAATTGCCCAACAATACAATATCAAGTCCAGTGCTATTTATGAACTTAATCCAGATGCCCGTAAGGGAATAAAATTCAATGCAGTTTTATTGATTCCTGCAAAAGCAGAAAAGAATACTAAGCTTACTACTGTTGAGACTTCCTCAAATTATCCTGAAAAAGAACATCAAGTACTTCCTAAAGAAACCATTTACGGTATTGCTAAGCAATATAGACTGACCGTTAATGATTTGTATAAGATCAATCCTACTCTTGAGAAATCAGGATTAAAAAAAGGTCAAGTAATAAAAATTCCAGGTACGGCATCCAATCAAAGCGCAACATTGGCTAAAGCCGAAACAGAAAAAGGGATTCAAAAGACAACAACTCCGGAAAAGATAATCCCTAAGACGGAAGTGGTTGCTAAACCTCAATCTTTAGCAGAGACGACAGTTGCAATGAAGGTTATAGTTCATGAGGTTTTGCCTAAAGAAACTAAATATGCCATAGCTAAAGAACATGGAATTACTGTTGCTGACTTGGATAGAGCGAATCCAATGTCAGAATCTGAAGCCTTAAAAATTGGACAAAAAATTAACATTCCTGTAAAAGCAGATGATGTTGTAGCGGTATCAGTAGCGAAGGAAGAACTTGCTAAAGAAACTGAAAAAGGCCTTGAAAAGGAAGTGGCTGTCGTAGAAATGAAAACAATTGATGTTTCTAAAGAAAGAGCCAAAATTGAAACACCGGTTTCTTCTCAGGCAATAGTTGATAATAATGTTTTGGAAACGGAAGTGGTACGCGAGGTGTTGGCCCGTGAAACTAAATACGGAATTGCTAAAGAATTTGGTATTACAGTTAAAGAATTGGAAAGACAAAATCCTCAGATTGTTAAAAGCCTTCCAGTAGGTTATAAATTAAATATCAAAAGCTTAAAATCTGCTGAAAAAGCGATTGAAAAAGCGGAAAATGCGTTTAAAGACAGAATTGCTGAAGAAAACTCTGAGTATAATATTAAATCATTTCATAGTACTGATTTTCTGGATCAACTTGTAACTAAGGCCTCAGAGAATATTGGCACAAGATACCGTATAGGTGGAACCTCTAAAGATGGTTTTGACTGTTCTGGATTGATGTGTACCACTTTTAGCACTTTTGATATCCAGTTGCCTAGAACTTCTGTGGAGCAATCTAGATTTGGAACCAAAATTAGCACAGAGGAAGCTAGAAAAGGAGATTTAATTTTCTTTAAAACAAACGGAAGAAAGCAAATCAATCATGTTGGGATGGTTGTCGAGGCTAATGACGGAGATATTAAATTTATACATGCCTCAGTAGGTGGTGGAGTGATTATTTCTTCGGTAAAAGAAAAGTATTATAGCAAAAGATTTACTCAGGTTAATCGCGTTTTATAA
- a CDS encoding GNAT family N-acetyltransferase, with protein sequence MITLKGDNIYIRALEPNDLEFIYAIENDQSIWEVSNTHTPYSRFLVRQYLENAHQDIYEAKQLRLAICQDQDFPAIGLIDLFDFDPKNNRAGIGIVIQGNENRNQNIGSEAVELLIQYAFRNLNLHQLYANIGVENVASKALFTKFGFQCIGIKKDWNLINGNYVDEAVFQLINQQL encoded by the coding sequence ATGATTACCTTAAAAGGAGACAATATCTACATCCGAGCATTAGAACCCAATGATTTGGAGTTTATTTATGCCATAGAAAACGATCAGAGCATTTGGGAAGTGAGTAATACCCATACGCCATATAGTCGATTTTTAGTAAGACAATATTTAGAAAATGCACATCAGGATATTTATGAAGCTAAGCAATTGCGATTGGCCATTTGTCAAGATCAAGATTTTCCTGCTATAGGATTGATTGATTTGTTTGATTTTGATCCAAAGAACAATAGAGCGGGTATAGGAATAGTGATACAGGGTAATGAAAACAGGAATCAGAATATTGGTTCGGAAGCAGTGGAATTATTGATTCAGTATGCTTTTAGGAACCTTAATTTACACCAGCTGTATGCAAATATAGGTGTCGAAAATGTAGCAAGTAAGGCTCTTTTTACTAAATTTGGCTTTCAATGTATTGGCATAAAAAAAGATTGGAATCTTATCAATGGCAATTATGTGGATGAAGCCGTTTTTCAATTAATTAATCAACAACTTTAA
- a CDS encoding CDGSH iron-sulfur domain-containing protein — protein MSKTKLTINRNGSIKIEGEFEITDCEGNTYGLEGRTALGLCRCGLSANKPFCDGSHRNGFEHESKAFDLPPVKAK, from the coding sequence ATGAGTAAAACTAAATTGACAATCAATCGCAATGGATCTATAAAAATAGAAGGAGAATTCGAAATAACAGACTGTGAGGGAAATACATACGGATTAGAAGGAAGAACTGCTTTAGGGCTTTGTCGTTGTGGTTTATCGGCTAATAAACCTTTTTGCGACGGTTCTCACCGTAATGGTTTTGAACACGAGTCTAAGGCATTTGACTTGCCGCCAGTAAAAGCAAAATAA
- a CDS encoding GreA/GreB family elongation factor: protein MSQNIILTTGIYDLIKDHIRRKKVTPTEEEALKLQLKNATQVTRKNLPEDIVTIDARITVKNLNSDQEEIYTFVAPDKAKKRNNTESILTKMGLALVGCKVGDVINWDFEEGEKQLEIIKVERLD from the coding sequence ATGTCACAAAATATCATTTTAACAACAGGAATTTACGATCTAATTAAAGATCATATTAGAAGAAAAAAAGTAACCCCTACAGAAGAAGAAGCTTTAAAATTACAGCTTAAAAATGCTACTCAGGTAACTCGAAAAAATTTACCGGAAGACATTGTTACGATAGATGCACGCATAACTGTCAAAAACCTTAATTCTGACCAAGAAGAAATCTATACTTTTGTTGCTCCTGACAAAGCAAAAAAAAGAAACAATACCGAATCTATCTTAACTAAAATGGGACTTGCATTAGTAGGTTGCAAAGTAGGAGATGTGATTAATTGGGATTTTGAAGAAGGCGAAAAACAACTGGAAATTATTAAAGTTGAAAGACTGGACTAA
- a CDS encoding DUF6249 domain-containing protein, which yields MGPDILALPIIFGAIFGVFYLFFSTRNKERLALIEKGADASIFMSKRQDTAPIWKVFILNLAVLLMGIGAGILFALIIQDLFGVTSEALFPGVIFLTAGTGLLVGFKMTKDLEKK from the coding sequence ATGGGACCAGACATTCTAGCCTTACCAATTATTTTCGGAGCAATCTTCGGAGTATTTTATTTATTTTTTTCAACCAGAAACAAAGAGCGTCTGGCACTTATTGAAAAAGGAGCCGATGCCAGTATTTTTATGAGCAAAAGACAAGATACGGCGCCAATATGGAAAGTATTTATCCTGAATCTTGCGGTGTTGTTAATGGGAATTGGAGCAGGCATCTTATTCGCTTTAATCATTCAGGATCTTTTTGGAGTCACGAGTGAAGCCTTATTTCCTGGAGTGATCTTTTTGACTGCCGGTACAGGTTTACTTGTTGGTTTTAAAATGACCAAAGATTTAGAAAAGAAATAA